In Streptomyces capitiformicae, one genomic interval encodes:
- a CDS encoding helix-turn-helix domain-containing protein, producing MAADFAALLRELKERSGLSYGVLAKRLHMSTSTLHRYCNGDAVPTDYAPVERLARLCKAAPEELVELHRRWVLADATRGRKGVEPGVGTAAGTAAASTSDTGSTEGVDSGDGPVPAEALVPADVIADGRSEARELRLPSRRRTRVALVGAAVAAVLGAVTLATSLPSGGEENGRERRAGAVSAGAGGADEGASESPSPSSASPSASAGKKGKDKVDDGKGAKAGASASGEATPRSPGSGGADSAVGVPLTVKVEPYTWESPCSQRYLIDRAPGKVGPPPPEQDARAWVDAAGAVSSGQQYVTLTVQGTGAETVVVDSLKVRMIERRSPLAWNDYTMGYPGVGCGAGVPTRSFTVALDAMRPEVVPAAGSKDFPYSVSESDPEVYYITADASAYYVSWHLELKWSSGSRSGTLTVDDNGTPFRTSGNNGRPAYEYPLGGPKWVEEGTTLGDQGAEG from the coding sequence ATGGCGGCCGATTTCGCCGCGCTGCTGCGGGAGTTGAAGGAGCGCTCCGGGCTCAGCTACGGAGTGCTCGCCAAGCGGCTCCACATGAGCACGTCGACGTTGCACCGGTACTGCAACGGGGACGCCGTACCTACGGACTACGCGCCCGTGGAGCGGCTCGCCCGCCTGTGCAAGGCGGCTCCGGAAGAGCTCGTCGAGCTGCACCGGAGGTGGGTGCTGGCGGATGCGACGCGGGGGCGTAAGGGCGTTGAGCCGGGGGTCGGTACGGCGGCCGGTACGGCAGCTGCGTCGACTTCGGATACGGGGTCCACGGAAGGGGTGGACTCGGGCGACGGGCCGGTCCCGGCGGAAGCGCTGGTTCCGGCGGACGTCATCGCGGACGGCCGCTCCGAGGCGCGCGAGCTCCGGCTGCCGTCCCGTCGTCGTACGCGTGTCGCCCTCGTCGGAGCTGCCGTCGCCGCCGTGCTCGGGGCCGTCACGCTTGCCACGAGTCTGCCGTCCGGTGGGGAGGAGAACGGGCGGGAGCGTCGTGCGGGGGCCGTGTCCGCCGGGGCCGGGGGCGCGGACGAGGGCGCCTCGGAGTCGCCGTCGCCGTCGAGTGCCTCGCCCTCCGCTTCCGCCGGCAAGAAGGGCAAGGACAAGGTCGACGACGGCAAGGGTGCCAAGGCCGGTGCGTCGGCCTCCGGTGAAGCCACCCCGAGGAGCCCTGGATCGGGCGGTGCCGACTCCGCCGTGGGGGTGCCGCTGACGGTGAAGGTGGAGCCGTACACCTGGGAGAGTCCGTGCTCGCAGCGGTATCTGATCGACCGGGCGCCGGGGAAGGTGGGGCCGCCGCCGCCGGAGCAGGACGCGCGCGCCTGGGTGGACGCGGCCGGGGCCGTGTCGTCGGGGCAGCAGTACGTGACGCTCACCGTGCAGGGCACCGGCGCGGAGACGGTGGTGGTGGACAGTCTGAAGGTCCGGATGATCGAGAGGCGTTCGCCGCTCGCCTGGAACGACTACACCATGGGATACCCCGGCGTCGGGTGCGGTGCCGGCGTACCGACGCGGTCCTTCACGGTCGCCCTCGACGCCATGCGTCCCGAGGTCGTACCCGCCGCGGGGAGCAAGGACTTCCCGTACTCGGTGAGCGAGTCCGACCCGGAGGTCTACTACATCACCGCCGACGCCTCCGCGTACTACGTGAGCTGGCACCTGGAGCTGAAGTGGTCCAGCGGCTCCCGGAGCGGCACGCTGACGGTGGACGACAACGGCACCCCGTTCCGCACGAGTGGCAACAACGGGCGCCCGGCCTACGAGTATCCGCTCGGTGGCCCGAAGTGGGTCGAGGAGGGGACGACACTGGGCGACCAGGGGGCGGAGGGATAA
- the hemB gene encoding porphobilinogen synthase → MSKYGSFPGTRPRRLRTSPVMRRMVAETRLHPADFILPAFVREGVDEPVPIAAMPGVVQHTRDSLKKAAVEAVEAGVSGIMLFGVPEESKKDALGTPGTDPDGILQVAIRDVRAEVGDELLVMSDLCLDETTDHGHCGVLDAEGRVDNDATLERYAEMAQVQADAGAHVVGPSGMMDGQIGVVRDALDQIGREDVAILAYTAKYASAFYGPFREAVASSLKGDRKTYQQDPANVRESLRELALDLEEGADMVMVKPAGPYLDILARVADSVDVPVVAYQISGEYSMVEAAAEKGWIDRDRAILETLTGIRRAGAQNVLTYWAVEAARMVR, encoded by the coding sequence ATGTCGAAGTACGGATCCTTCCCCGGTACGCGCCCGAGGCGGCTGCGTACGTCGCCCGTGATGCGGCGGATGGTCGCGGAGACGCGGCTTCACCCGGCCGACTTCATCCTCCCGGCGTTCGTGCGGGAGGGGGTCGATGAGCCGGTGCCGATCGCCGCCATGCCCGGGGTCGTGCAGCACACCCGGGACAGTCTGAAGAAGGCCGCGGTGGAGGCCGTCGAGGCCGGGGTCTCCGGGATCATGTTGTTCGGGGTGCCGGAGGAGTCCAAGAAGGACGCCCTGGGGACGCCGGGGACGGATCCGGACGGGATTCTTCAGGTCGCGATACGGGATGTGCGGGCCGAGGTCGGCGATGAGTTGTTGGTGATGTCCGATCTGTGTCTCGACGAGACCACCGATCATGGGCATTGCGGGGTGCTCGATGCCGAAGGGCGCGTCGACAACGACGCGACCCTTGAGCGGTACGCCGAGATGGCCCAGGTGCAGGCCGATGCCGGGGCCCATGTGGTCGGGCCCAGCGGGATGATGGACGGGCAGATCGGGGTCGTTCGTGATGCGCTCGACCAGATCGGGCGGGAGGACGTGGCGATTCTCGCCTACACCGCCAAGTACGCGTCTGCCTTCTACGGGCCCTTCCGGGAGGCTGTCGCCTCGTCACTGAAGGGGGACCGGAAGACGTACCAGCAGGATCCGGCGAATGTGCGGGAGTCACTGCGGGAGTTGGCCCTCGACCTCGAAGAGGGCGCCGACATGGTGATGGTCAAGCCCGCCGGGCCCTACCTCGACATCCTCGCGCGCGTGGCCGACTCCGTGGATGTGCCGGTTGTCGCCTACCAGATCTCCGGTGAGTACTCGATGGTCGAGGCCGCCGCCGAGAAGGGGTGGATCGACCGGGACCGGGCCATCTTGGAGACCTTGACCGGCATCAGGCGGGCCGGGGCGCAGAACGTCCTTACGTACTGGGCTGTTGAGGCTGCGCGGATGGTGCGCTGA
- a CDS encoding DUF805 domain-containing protein, with amino-acid sequence MSWFFVVLKKYAVFSGRARRMEYWMFTLISTLIYIGVWALGRTIDSEIPEYVFLAAFLLPSLAVTVRRLHDTGRTGWLVLIGFIPCIGTIVMLVFAATEGERGQNKYGPNPKELQALADSGPAPTSGGPAY; translated from the coding sequence ATGAGCTGGTTCTTCGTCGTGCTCAAGAAGTACGCGGTCTTCAGCGGACGCGCGCGCCGCATGGAGTACTGGATGTTCACGCTGATCAGCACGCTGATCTACATCGGGGTGTGGGCCCTCGGCCGCACCATCGACTCGGAGATCCCCGAGTACGTCTTCCTCGCCGCGTTCCTGCTGCCCTCCCTGGCCGTCACCGTTCGGCGGCTGCACGACACCGGGCGCACCGGCTGGTTGGTCCTCATCGGGTTCATTCCCTGCATCGGCACCATCGTCATGCTCGTCTTCGCCGCCACCGAGGGCGAGCGAGGGCAGAACAAGTACGGTCCCAACCCGAAGGAGCTTCAGGCGTTGGCCGACTCCGGTCCGGCGCCCACATCGGGCGGCCCGGCCTACTGA
- a CDS encoding DUF397 domain-containing protein: MAVTPHAIHIRDSKSAEGNDGPAFITSSEAWSAFTAYVAR, from the coding sequence GTGGCCGTCACCCCCCACGCCATCCACATCCGCGACTCGAAAAGCGCGGAGGGCAACGACGGCCCCGCCTTCATCACCTCATCAGAGGCTTGGTCGGCCTTCACCGCCTACGTGGCCCGCTGA
- a CDS encoding DUF4232 domain-containing protein, with the protein MRTFRTARTARVARPARLLAATGVALAALALTACDNGMGTRDEGASGDSTSTSTSQSTGGSGTTTGSSGSTTGGSTADEASSRTRTGTGADKTSPNGGTADPADPANRVTCNGSNTTVTVQPVSRPLNHMLITVKNTGSKFCDLYYNPSVRFGEAQSAPRVIEDSQPQAVVTLAPGESGYAGVLLSSADGSGGNGSTENKVVIHFQDGEPGSDAGAPASPALPAEGVYVDDSVAVTYWRSTADDALAY; encoded by the coding sequence ATGCGCACGTTCCGCACCGCTCGTACCGCCCGAGTCGCCCGCCCGGCCCGGCTGCTCGCCGCGACCGGAGTCGCCCTCGCAGCCCTCGCCCTCACGGCGTGCGACAACGGAATGGGCACCCGGGACGAGGGTGCGTCGGGCGACTCCACCTCCACCTCGACCTCGCAGAGCACCGGCGGCTCGGGCACGACCACCGGCTCCTCCGGCTCGACCACCGGCGGCTCCACGGCCGACGAGGCCTCCTCCAGGACGCGCACCGGCACCGGGGCCGACAAGACCTCCCCGAACGGCGGGACCGCCGACCCCGCCGACCCCGCCAACCGGGTCACCTGCAACGGCTCCAACACCACGGTCACCGTTCAGCCGGTCTCCCGCCCGCTCAACCACATGCTGATCACCGTCAAGAACACCGGCTCGAAGTTCTGCGACCTCTACTACAACCCCTCGGTCCGGTTCGGCGAGGCGCAGTCGGCGCCGCGCGTGATCGAGGACTCCCAGCCGCAGGCCGTGGTGACCCTCGCCCCCGGCGAGTCCGGCTACGCGGGCGTCCTTCTCTCCTCCGCCGACGGCAGCGGCGGGAACGGCTCGACGGAGAACAAGGTCGTCATCCACTTCCAGGACGGGGAGCCCGGCAGCGACGCCGGCGCCCCCGCGTCCCCCGCCCTTCCGGCCGAGGGCGTGTACGTCGACGACTCCGTGGCCGTCACCTACTGGCGGTCCACCGCGGACGACGCCCTGGCCTACTGA